One Streptomyces sp. NBC_00554 DNA segment encodes these proteins:
- a CDS encoding fumarylacetoacetate hydrolase family protein, translating to MRFATYEHEGVERAGVVRAGIIHPLPPGTTVLALIERQELHDAGAEALATDSDLTVDQVRLLPPLKPPSIRDFVGFEAHIEGVAKSLDGLEQVPEEWYRAPNFYFTNPHAAYGAHDNVPIPAGCSVLDFELEVGAVIGRGGRDLTPEEAHEHIVGYLVFNDWSARDLQKPEKNLGLGFSKGKDFANTLGPYLVTADEVADRLDPDGFLDLEMTVTLNGELIGRDTLANVSWTFGEMAAYASRDAWVRPGDILGSGTCGWGALAEFWGRVGERTPPPLKPGDEVTLTVERLGGLSNRIVPGRTDVYLPRARKRGRTPRP from the coding sequence ATGCGGTTCGCGACATATGAACACGAGGGCGTGGAGCGCGCCGGCGTCGTCCGCGCCGGGATCATTCATCCGCTGCCGCCCGGCACCACCGTCCTCGCGCTCATCGAGCGGCAGGAATTGCACGACGCGGGGGCCGAAGCCCTTGCCACGGACAGCGACTTGACCGTTGATCAGGTACGGCTGCTGCCTCCGCTGAAGCCCCCGTCCATCCGGGACTTCGTCGGTTTCGAGGCGCACATCGAGGGCGTGGCCAAGTCGCTGGACGGTCTGGAGCAGGTGCCCGAGGAGTGGTACAGGGCACCGAACTTCTACTTCACCAATCCGCACGCGGCGTACGGCGCGCACGACAACGTGCCGATTCCCGCGGGGTGTTCGGTCCTCGACTTCGAGCTGGAGGTCGGCGCGGTCATCGGTCGCGGCGGCCGGGATCTCACGCCCGAGGAGGCCCATGAGCACATCGTCGGCTACCTCGTGTTCAACGACTGGTCCGCGCGCGATCTGCAGAAGCCGGAGAAGAACCTCGGCCTCGGCTTCTCCAAGGGCAAGGACTTCGCCAACACCCTCGGCCCGTACCTGGTCACCGCGGACGAGGTGGCGGACCGGCTCGATCCTGACGGCTTCCTCGACCTGGAGATGACCGTCACGCTCAACGGCGAGCTGATCGGCCGAGACACCCTGGCGAACGTGTCCTGGACCTTCGGGGAGATGGCGGCGTACGCCTCCCGCGACGCCTGGGTGCGCCCCGGCGACATCCTCGGCTCGGGCACCTGCGGCTGGGGCGCGCTCGCCGAGTTCTGGGGCCGCGTCGGGGAACGCACGCCCCCGCCGCTGAAGCCCGGCGACGAGGTGACGCTCACCGTGGAGCGCCTCGGGGGCCTGTCCAACCGGATCGTGCCCGGGCGCACGGACGTGTATCTGCCGCGAGCCCGCAAACGGGGCCGGACGCCCCGGCCGTAG
- a CDS encoding FAD-binding oxidoreductase, translated as MNTDRFSGTLHFPGDEDFEEACFGPVFNARRPSDRSPAAVLKAVCEQDIVEGVRLAVERGWQVAVRSGGHSWAAWSVRDEALLIDLGGFRELSYDETTGIVTATPSVRGGDELNPYLGEFGRFFNGGHCPSVGIGGFLLQGGQGWNARGWGWAAESIVAIDVVTAEGELLRADETRHSDLFWAARGAGPGFFGVVTRFHLRTRPLPRHLAHTVHAYPLGLFDEVMTWLHGMHQTVSDLVEIVALTQTPPGHEGPVLLVTGVSMTDTPEQAAEALAPLHANPYADRALFRVEAQPTTLAEQIRNQRLANPEGHRHLVDNAWLTGPAAKVVPAIRKAFTEQPTPQTFTIWFSMSPLRQLPDMAFSLQSEIYCATYVIHNDPERDAELRAWLDDAMALMRPITAGQYLGDSDFTVRQLKFMGDAQWRRLQEIRAVRDPKGLFAGYLSAGTVTNTNHWEQHAVRDI; from the coding sequence ATGAACACCGACAGGTTCTCCGGCACGCTCCACTTCCCCGGTGACGAGGACTTCGAGGAGGCGTGCTTCGGGCCGGTCTTCAACGCCCGTCGCCCGTCGGACCGTTCACCGGCGGCCGTACTGAAGGCGGTCTGCGAGCAGGACATCGTCGAAGGAGTACGGCTCGCCGTCGAGCGCGGCTGGCAGGTCGCCGTACGCTCCGGAGGGCACAGCTGGGCCGCCTGGTCGGTGCGTGACGAGGCGCTGCTGATCGACCTCGGGGGCTTTCGGGAGCTGTCGTACGACGAGACGACCGGGATCGTGACAGCGACGCCCAGCGTTCGGGGCGGCGACGAACTCAACCCGTATCTCGGTGAGTTCGGGCGGTTCTTCAACGGCGGGCACTGTCCGTCCGTCGGCATCGGCGGCTTCCTGCTGCAGGGCGGGCAGGGCTGGAACGCGCGCGGCTGGGGCTGGGCGGCGGAGAGCATCGTCGCGATCGACGTCGTCACCGCCGAGGGCGAGCTGCTGCGCGCGGACGAGACGCGGCACAGCGACCTGTTCTGGGCGGCGCGCGGTGCGGGGCCTGGCTTCTTCGGGGTGGTCACCCGCTTCCACCTGCGCACCCGCCCGTTGCCGAGGCACCTGGCGCACACCGTGCACGCCTACCCGCTCGGCCTCTTCGACGAGGTCATGACCTGGCTGCACGGCATGCACCAGACGGTCTCCGACCTGGTCGAGATCGTCGCGCTCACGCAGACTCCACCAGGTCACGAGGGACCGGTGCTGCTGGTCACGGGCGTCTCGATGACCGACACGCCCGAACAGGCCGCCGAGGCGCTGGCCCCGTTGCACGCCAATCCGTACGCGGACCGGGCGCTGTTCCGCGTCGAGGCCCAGCCGACCACGCTCGCCGAACAGATCCGGAACCAGCGCCTCGCCAACCCCGAGGGTCACCGCCATCTCGTCGACAACGCCTGGCTGACCGGGCCCGCCGCCAAGGTGGTCCCGGCGATCCGCAAGGCGTTCACCGAGCAGCCCACCCCCCAGACCTTCACCATCTGGTTCTCGATGTCCCCGCTGCGCCAACTCCCCGACATGGCCTTCTCCTTGCAGTCGGAGATCTATTGCGCAACGTACGTCATCCACAACGACCCCGAGCGGGACGCCGAGCTGCGGGCATGGCTCGACGACGCGATGGCGCTGATGCGGCCGATCACCGCGGGCCAGTACCTCGGGGACTCCGACTTCACCGTGCGGCAGCTGAAGTTCATGGGCGACGCGCAATGGCGGCGGCTCCAGGAGATACGAGCCGTGCGCGACCCCAAGGGACTCTTCGCCGGCTATCTGAGCGCGGGCACCGTCACCAACACCAACCACTGGGAGCAGCATGCGGTTCGCGACATATGA